From a region of the Paenibacillus sp. FSL R10-2734 genome:
- the glgD gene encoding glucose-1-phosphate adenylyltransferase subunit GlgD, protein MKQLMGVINLDHELDKLNELTYFRCGAAVPFASRYRLIDFVLSNMMRADLESVGLFVRRKYRSLMDHLGDGKSWDMNRKHGGLFILPPDWNDPTDTSLGDLQHYHNNLDLFKRGSAKYIVFSGSQHINTIDLQDLYSYHLEKGADVTVVYKKIEELQPEHDLCQRIEVDEENKVTNIHHEKDHPNLYLDIFIMEKKLFLEQVEHCIAHGESYFFRDVIQKNRHKFNIAAYEYHGYHAVINSLESYYKNSLELLQQENYFSLFKESPVQTKIKYEAPTRYLESANVSNSLVANGCIIGGTVENSVIFRGVQVRKGAKIINSVIMQKCVIEENAVIENVIMDKDVHLSKNRILVGDSKRPFVIAKSSKI, encoded by the coding sequence ATGAAGCAACTCATGGGTGTAATTAATCTGGATCATGAACTCGACAAACTAAATGAACTTACTTATTTCCGCTGTGGTGCAGCCGTACCTTTTGCCAGTCGTTATCGGTTGATTGATTTCGTGCTTTCTAATATGATGCGTGCAGACCTGGAGAGCGTTGGCCTGTTCGTCCGCCGTAAGTATCGTTCCCTAATGGACCATTTGGGTGACGGAAAATCCTGGGATATGAATCGCAAGCATGGGGGATTATTTATTTTGCCTCCGGATTGGAACGATCCAACGGATACTTCTCTCGGGGACTTACAGCATTACCATAATAATCTGGATCTTTTTAAACGGGGATCTGCTAAATATATTGTGTTTTCCGGCAGCCAGCATATCAATACGATCGATCTCCAAGACTTGTACAGCTACCATTTGGAGAAGGGTGCCGACGTTACAGTAGTGTATAAAAAGATTGAGGAACTACAGCCAGAGCATGATCTATGCCAGCGAATTGAAGTAGACGAAGAGAATAAGGTGACCAATATCCACCATGAGAAGGATCATCCTAATTTATATCTGGATATCTTCATTATGGAGAAGAAACTGTTCTTGGAGCAGGTGGAGCATTGCATTGCGCATGGTGAAAGTTACTTTTTCCGTGATGTGATTCAGAAGAACCGACATAAATTTAATATCGCCGCATACGAATATCATGGCTATCATGCCGTAATTAACTCTTTAGAAAGTTATTATAAGAACAGTCTGGAGCTGCTCCAGCAGGAGAATTATTTCAGTCTGTTCAAAGAAAGTCCGGTACAGACGAAGATTAAATATGAGGCTCCAACCCGATACTTGGAGAGTGCTAACGTCAGCAATTCGCTGGTAGCTAATGGCTGCATTATAGGTGGAACAGTGGAGAATAGCGTGATCTTTCGGGGGGTTCAGGTGCGTAAGGGAGCGAAGATCATCAACTCTGTCATTATGCAAAAGTGCGTCATCGAAGAGAATGCTGTTATTGAGAATGTGATTATGGATAAAGACGTACATTTGAGTAAGAATCGAATTCTTGTTGGAGATAGTAAACGTCCATTCGTCATCGCCAAGAGCAGCAAGATCTAA
- a CDS encoding MDR family MFS transporter, translated as MKATGDLERKLILTGVLLATFLAAIEGTVTGPAGPAIVGDFQGMQWLSWIFTAYLLAMAITTPIFGKISDLFGRKPVFMWGAAVFLLGSLLCGISQSMGQLILFRAIQGIGAGALIPMTFTIIGDIYSIEERAKTQGLLSSVWGISSLVGPLLGGYVVDYLSWRWVFVFNLPFGLLAMVFIARYLKEEKVRRKTQIDVAGVLLFAAGMGALLFGLSTGGQNLAWTSPLLLATLGAAVILLIIFLFVERRAPEPMLPLNLFSNRNIAVSTGANLLVSTLIIGLSTYIPLWVQGVSGKSAAISGLLLAPMSVGWMFGSIAGGRMILRAGSRRTAMLGLMMIAAGAIGLVFLTGESSQLILLCLMLVCGVGFGYSSTVFTIIAQSSVAYDQRGASTALNAFTRSLGQTIGVAIFGSWLNLNIDKLLRKQPDSNVTGEDINKLLGSHTGTNLSGEVSNSLRGALEGGLHSLFIVMAVFAVLSLIISWGLRKGVPSVEDASSSLKKA; from the coding sequence TTGAAGGCAACAGGGGATTTAGAACGCAAGCTAATATTAACAGGGGTACTACTGGCCACCTTTCTGGCCGCTATTGAGGGGACGGTAACTGGACCAGCGGGGCCGGCAATTGTAGGCGACTTTCAAGGGATGCAGTGGCTGAGCTGGATATTTACTGCATACTTGCTGGCAATGGCTATTACAACACCTATTTTCGGCAAAATCAGTGATCTGTTCGGACGCAAGCCTGTGTTTATGTGGGGAGCTGCTGTTTTTTTATTAGGCTCATTATTATGCGGCATTTCGCAAAGTATGGGACAGCTGATCTTGTTTCGTGCGATACAGGGGATCGGTGCGGGTGCACTTATTCCAATGACTTTTACCATTATTGGAGATATTTATAGCATTGAAGAAAGAGCAAAGACGCAAGGCTTGCTAAGCTCAGTATGGGGGATTTCCTCACTAGTAGGGCCACTGCTTGGTGGCTATGTGGTAGATTACTTAAGCTGGCGCTGGGTATTTGTATTTAATCTGCCATTTGGCTTGTTGGCAATGGTATTTATTGCGCGCTATTTGAAGGAAGAGAAGGTGCGCCGGAAGACACAAATCGATGTGGCAGGCGTGCTTCTTTTCGCAGCAGGTATGGGGGCTCTACTCTTTGGACTCTCCACTGGAGGGCAGAACCTGGCATGGACCTCTCCACTACTACTCGCAACACTGGGAGCGGCGGTTATTCTGCTAATCATATTTCTGTTTGTGGAGCGACGTGCACCAGAGCCTATGCTTCCGCTGAACCTATTCTCAAACCGTAACATCGCGGTATCAACGGGTGCTAACCTGCTGGTAAGCACATTAATTATTGGACTTTCTACGTATATCCCCTTATGGGTACAGGGCGTATCTGGAAAAAGCGCTGCGATCTCGGGCTTGCTGCTTGCACCAATGTCTGTAGGGTGGATGTTTGGGTCAATAGCAGGTGGACGGATGATTCTGCGAGCGGGTTCTCGCCGAACCGCAATGCTTGGATTGATGATGATTGCCGCCGGGGCTATCGGTCTGGTTTTCTTGACGGGAGAGTCTTCGCAGCTAATACTCTTATGCTTGATGCTAGTCTGTGGAGTAGGCTTCGGTTACTCCTCTACGGTCTTCACGATTATCGCACAGTCCTCAGTTGCGTATGATCAACGTGGTGCGTCCACAGCGCTTAATGCATTTACAAGGTCACTGGGCCAGACCATTGGGGTAGCTATATTCGGTTCCTGGCTGAACTTGAATATTGATAAGCTGTTGAGAAAACAACCGGATTCAAACGTTACAGGTGAAGACATAAATAAGCTGCTGGGGTCGCATACAGGAACTAACCTGTCCGGTGAGGTATCAAACAGCTTACGTGGTGCACTTGAAGGGGGACTTCATTCACTGTTTATCGTGATGGCAGTTTTTGCTGTCTTGTCGCTTATAATATCTTGGGGTTTACGCAAGGGTGTACCTTCGGTAGAGGATGCTTCATCGTCCTTGAAAAAGGCATAA
- a CDS encoding GNAT family protein produces MYICNGVAPTLIGKRLKLCAMTTEHASSLFQVWSHPEVSLWLGAPALSSIDETKQLIALLSQMAQEEESLRWSIIGPGEEVIGSCGYNHWQLQGAYRGEIGCDLSPAFWGLGYMKEALGLVLDYGFNIMGLNRIEALCHPENIRAERLVNALGFQKEGVLRQYRQTTSGFQDITLLALLSGDWR; encoded by the coding sequence TTGTATATATGCAATGGAGTGGCACCTACACTAATCGGTAAAAGATTGAAATTATGTGCTATGACCACTGAGCATGCTTCATCGTTATTTCAGGTTTGGTCTCATCCGGAAGTTTCTCTCTGGCTGGGTGCACCGGCATTGTCCTCTATAGATGAGACGAAGCAGCTTATTGCTCTTCTGTCACAGATGGCTCAGGAAGAGGAGAGCTTACGTTGGAGTATTATTGGACCTGGGGAGGAAGTCATAGGCAGCTGTGGTTATAACCATTGGCAACTTCAGGGAGCTTACCGTGGTGAAATTGGCTGTGATCTGTCGCCTGCCTTTTGGGGGCTTGGATATATGAAGGAAGCGCTAGGGCTAGTGCTCGATTACGGCTTCAACATTATGGGTTTGAATCGTATAGAAGCGCTCTGTCATCCTGAAAATATCCGTGCGGAGAGGCTAGTTAATGCGCTTGGATTTCAGAAGGAGGGCGTATTGCGTCAATATCGACAGACCACTTCAGGCTTCCAGGATATTACTCTCCTTGCTCTTCTGAGCGGGGATTGGCGCTGA
- a CDS encoding glucose-1-phosphate adenylyltransferase, with protein MKKKEMVAMLLAGGQGKRLKGLTKSLAKPAVYFGGTYRIIDFPLSNCSNSGIDTVGVLTQYEPLILHSYIGVGSDWDLNRKNGGVFVLPPHERENGSSWYRGTADAIYRNLKFVDQFDPEHVLILSGDHIYKMDYHAMLQYHKERNADCTISVIDVPLEEASRFGILNTEDDLKIYEFEEKPSQPKSTLASMGVYIFKWEILRKHLLEDGENVGSSHDFGKDIIPLMLEDGNSLFAYPFEGYWRDVGTVSSLWEANMDLLSDNPPLNLNDPSWRIFTRNPNQPAQYVAPGAKVSGCIINEGCIVHGEVSHSVLFYGVEVGEGSVITDSVIMPKVKIGKNVRIHKAIISENTVIDDYMEIGIERENENEILLIDNKSKKRKSVVAKTI; from the coding sequence ATGAAGAAAAAGGAAATGGTAGCCATGCTATTGGCTGGAGGCCAAGGCAAAAGATTGAAAGGTTTAACCAAGTCGCTTGCCAAGCCCGCTGTTTATTTTGGAGGGACCTATCGGATCATCGATTTCCCTTTAAGTAACTGCTCCAATTCAGGTATTGATACAGTTGGTGTACTGACTCAGTATGAACCATTGATACTGCATTCTTACATCGGAGTAGGCAGTGATTGGGATTTAAACCGTAAGAACGGTGGTGTATTCGTATTGCCACCGCATGAACGCGAGAATGGAAGCAGCTGGTATCGAGGAACGGCCGATGCGATTTATCGGAATCTTAAGTTTGTGGATCAGTTCGATCCAGAGCATGTTCTTATTCTGTCCGGTGATCACATTTATAAAATGGATTACCACGCTATGCTTCAATACCACAAGGAAAGAAACGCCGATTGCACGATTTCTGTCATTGACGTTCCGCTGGAGGAAGCAAGCCGATTTGGAATTTTGAATACGGAGGACGATCTGAAAATTTACGAATTTGAGGAAAAACCCTCTCAACCAAAAAGCACGTTAGCTTCTATGGGCGTGTATATCTTCAAATGGGAGATTCTCCGCAAGCATCTACTGGAAGACGGGGAAAATGTAGGTTCTTCGCACGATTTCGGCAAGGATATCATTCCTTTAATGCTTGAGGACGGAAACTCCTTATTTGCGTACCCTTTTGAAGGATACTGGAGAGATGTAGGTACTGTATCCAGCTTATGGGAAGCGAATATGGATTTGCTGAGCGATAATCCACCACTCAATCTAAATGATCCTAGCTGGCGCATTTTTACGCGTAATCCGAATCAACCTGCCCAATATGTTGCCCCTGGGGCGAAAGTGTCAGGCTGCATTATTAATGAAGGCTGCATTGTGCACGGAGAAGTGAGTCACTCGGTCCTCTTTTATGGCGTAGAAGTGGGTGAGGGCAGTGTAATTACGGACTCCGTGATTATGCCTAAGGTTAAGATTGGCAAGAACGTACGCATTCATAAAGCGATTATAAGTGAGAATACGGTAATCGACGATTATATGGAAATAGGCATCGAACGGGAGAACGAGAATGAAATTCTGCTGATCGACAATAAAAGCAAAAAGCGAAAATCAGTTGTAGCCAAAACCATATAA
- a CDS encoding response regulator transcription factor has translation MKAAQGVRLLLVDDEPHILQFLELGLLNEGFEVRTAPDGITAISVAAEFKPHVAILDVMMPGMDGFELCHYLRSEETEIAVIMLTAKDEVDDRVKGLTIGADDYMVKPFSFDELLARIQARLRNQFPGLLGEVRCGPFRIDSRRKEIRFKEEVLELSPTEYELLQYLVINHGLVLSKPMILDKVWGYDFGGEENIVEVYIRSLREKLGDKEHRIIRTLRGAGYRVDL, from the coding sequence ATGAAAGCAGCTCAAGGCGTTAGACTACTGCTCGTAGATGATGAGCCTCATATATTGCAATTTCTGGAGCTGGGTCTCCTTAACGAAGGATTTGAAGTCAGAACCGCACCCGACGGAATCACAGCCATCTCAGTCGCTGCTGAGTTCAAGCCACATGTAGCCATCCTAGATGTCATGATGCCCGGCATGGATGGATTCGAGTTATGTCATTACCTGCGCTCGGAAGAGACGGAAATAGCCGTCATTATGCTAACTGCAAAGGATGAAGTGGACGATCGAGTCAAGGGACTCACTATTGGTGCTGACGATTATATGGTCAAGCCCTTCAGCTTTGACGAATTGCTTGCCAGAATTCAAGCGCGGCTACGCAATCAGTTTCCGGGTCTGCTAGGCGAGGTCCGCTGCGGTCCGTTCCGCATTGATAGCCGTCGAAAAGAAATTCGCTTCAAGGAAGAAGTGCTTGAACTCTCCCCCACGGAATACGAGTTACTACAGTATCTCGTTATTAATCATGGCCTTGTACTAAGTAAGCCAATGATTCTTGATAAGGTCTGGGGCTATGATTTTGGCGGTGAGGAAAATATCGTTGAGGTCTATATCCGTTCGCTTCGCGAGAAGCTTGGGGATAAGGAGCACCGTATTATCCGTACCCTGCGGGGAGCAGGCTACCGGGTGGATTTATGA
- a CDS encoding MarR family transcriptional regulator yields MIQSYERDTQLTLHLYRVFAKSFKSINEHAVTGSKIEGFNPTAFAVMEVLYYKGPQPIQQIGAKLLLQSGNVTYVIDKLEERGYLQRKPCPSDRRVIFAELTTEGERLMNEMYPKYSERLHLAFSGLNDEEKEQMIILLKKMGLQAEKLSPLPRK; encoded by the coding sequence ATGATACAATCTTATGAACGTGATACACAATTAACACTACATTTGTACCGGGTATTTGCTAAATCTTTTAAGAGCATTAATGAGCATGCTGTTACCGGCAGCAAAATCGAAGGTTTTAATCCTACTGCCTTTGCCGTCATGGAAGTGTTGTACTATAAAGGACCACAGCCCATTCAACAAATTGGCGCCAAACTGCTGCTACAAAGCGGCAACGTGACTTACGTAATCGACAAGCTCGAAGAACGCGGCTATTTGCAGCGCAAACCTTGTCCAAGTGATCGTCGCGTGATTTTCGCGGAATTGACTACAGAAGGCGAACGTCTCATGAATGAGATGTATCCGAAGTACTCAGAGCGTCTTCATCTTGCTTTCAGCGGATTGAATGATGAAGAGAAGGAACAAATGATCATCCTACTCAAGAAGATGGGTCTGCAAGCTGAGAAGCTTTCCCCTCTTCCCCGTAAGTAG
- a CDS encoding glycogen/starch/alpha-glucan phosphorylase, which translates to MFNDKESFKQVFRETLISKLGKPLEEASNADVYKILGNMIRENAGKNWAETNQKYKVDKDKQVYYFSMEFLIGRLLGNNLLNMGVLEVVREGLADLGLCLQDIEEEESDAGLGNGGLGRLAACFLDSLASLQYAGHGCGIRYKYGLFEQKIVDGYQVELPDYWLQNDNVWEVRREDKQVEVRFWGAIETREENGRLVFDHSGYEAVRAVPYDIPIIGADRRHVNTLRNWSAESITQPSRTFGSFAGTDYHKFLEYKRSVESISEFLYPDDSQYEGKLLRLKQQYFLCSAGLQSILRTYAKLGLPIESLPDKVALHINDTHPTLVIPELLRILMDVHGLGWDEAWSITTRMVSYTNHTILSEALEKWPIQMVRELLPRIFLIIEEINARFCGELMSRYPGDQDRIAQMAIIHDDQVRMAHLAIVASHSVNGVAALHTEILMKREMRLFNEMYPRRFNNKTNGITHRRWLLHANPDLANLINQSIGTRWVSHPQEMIGLIKYCEDTSFQEQVASIKRRNKLRLAEYIYSKHSVHVDPDSIFDVQVKRLHAYKRQLLNILHILHLYNQIKDNPSMDMVPRTFIFGAKAAPSYHLAKRIIKLINTVAEVVNKDPDVKGKIRIFFLENYSVSLAEKIIPAADISEQISTASKEASGTGNMKFMMNGALTVGTMDGANVEMHEMVGDNNMFLFGLRAEQVMDYYQHGGYHARDIYNGDSRVKEVLDQLIKPGPICCHATEFESIFHSLLDNNDEFFVLKDFASYVETHVEIDRAYRNRQEWLKKSIINIGHSGKFSSDNTISRYAAEIWNISPVRL; encoded by the coding sequence TTGTTTAACGATAAAGAATCTTTCAAACAGGTATTCCGTGAGACCCTCATCAGTAAATTAGGTAAACCGCTTGAGGAAGCCTCGAATGCCGATGTCTATAAAATACTAGGCAACATGATTCGCGAGAACGCCGGGAAAAATTGGGCAGAAACCAACCAGAAATATAAGGTCGATAAAGATAAGCAGGTTTACTATTTTTCAATGGAGTTCTTGATCGGTAGGCTTCTGGGGAACAATCTGCTGAATATGGGCGTGCTGGAAGTAGTACGTGAGGGCTTAGCTGACCTTGGTCTTTGTTTGCAGGATATTGAGGAGGAGGAGTCAGACGCTGGGCTAGGGAATGGAGGGCTCGGTCGTTTGGCCGCTTGCTTCTTAGATTCACTGGCTTCCCTGCAATATGCGGGACATGGCTGCGGCATACGGTATAAATACGGCCTGTTTGAGCAGAAGATCGTTGACGGGTATCAGGTAGAGCTGCCTGATTATTGGCTGCAGAATGATAATGTATGGGAAGTGCGCCGCGAAGACAAGCAGGTTGAAGTAAGGTTCTGGGGGGCTATTGAGACCCGCGAAGAGAACGGGCGGCTCGTATTTGATCATTCGGGGTATGAGGCTGTTCGTGCAGTTCCCTATGATATACCTATCATTGGCGCAGATCGCCGGCATGTGAATACGCTGCGTAACTGGAGTGCGGAGTCCATCACCCAGCCCTCTAGAACATTTGGTTCTTTTGCCGGGACGGACTATCATAAGTTTCTGGAATATAAGCGTTCTGTGGAATCCATTTCGGAGTTCCTTTATCCGGATGACTCCCAATACGAAGGCAAGCTGCTTCGCTTGAAGCAGCAGTACTTCCTCTGTAGCGCGGGGCTGCAAAGTATTCTGCGGACTTATGCCAAGCTTGGCCTCCCTATTGAATCACTGCCAGACAAGGTAGCTCTTCATATTAATGATACACACCCAACGCTGGTGATACCTGAACTGCTGCGGATTCTGATGGATGTGCATGGTTTAGGCTGGGATGAGGCCTGGAGTATCACAACGCGTATGGTATCTTACACCAATCATACCATTCTGAGCGAAGCGCTTGAGAAATGGCCCATTCAAATGGTTAGGGAGCTGCTACCGCGTATTTTTCTCATTATTGAAGAGATCAATGCCCGTTTCTGTGGGGAGCTCATGAGTCGTTATCCGGGTGATCAGGATCGAATTGCACAAATGGCGATTATTCATGATGATCAGGTTCGGATGGCTCATCTGGCGATTGTTGCTAGCCATAGTGTCAATGGCGTGGCAGCGCTGCATACAGAAATATTGATGAAGCGTGAAATGCGACTTTTTAATGAAATGTATCCACGCCGCTTCAATAATAAGACGAACGGCATTACCCATCGGAGATGGTTGCTGCATGCCAATCCAGATCTGGCTAATTTGATCAATCAATCGATAGGAACCCGTTGGGTGAGCCACCCTCAAGAGATGATTGGCTTGATTAAATATTGTGAAGATACTTCATTCCAGGAACAAGTAGCTAGTATTAAGCGCCGGAATAAGCTGCGTCTTGCAGAGTACATCTACAGTAAGCATTCGGTACATGTAGATCCCGATTCTATCTTTGATGTACAGGTGAAACGTCTGCATGCCTACAAGCGTCAGTTGCTTAATATTTTGCATATTCTGCATTTGTACAATCAAATCAAAGATAATCCTTCAATGGATATGGTCCCACGCACGTTTATATTCGGAGCAAAGGCAGCGCCAAGTTATCATCTGGCGAAGCGGATTATCAAACTGATTAATACAGTTGCGGAGGTAGTCAACAAAGATCCGGATGTTAAGGGAAAGATTCGCATCTTCTTCCTTGAGAATTATTCGGTATCTCTGGCAGAAAAGATCATTCCTGCCGCGGATATCAGTGAGCAGATTTCTACGGCCAGCAAAGAAGCATCAGGTACCGGGAATATGAAGTTCATGATGAACGGTGCATTGACGGTAGGCACGATGGATGGCGCAAACGTGGAAATGCATGAGATGGTGGGAGACAACAATATGTTCCTGTTTGGACTTCGTGCTGAGCAGGTCATGGATTACTATCAGCATGGCGGTTATCATGCGCGTGATATTTACAATGGCGACAGTCGTGTGAAAGAAGTGCTGGATCAGTTAATCAAACCAGGACCTATATGCTGTCATGCTACGGAGTTTGAGAGCATTTTCCACTCCCTATTGGATAATAACGATGAATTTTTTGTGCTTAAGGATTTCGCCAGTTATGTCGAGACTCACGTCGAAATTGATCGGGCATACCGCAACCGACAGGAATGGCTGAAGAAGTCCATTATTAATATTGGTCATTCCGGTAAATTCTCTAGTGATAACACGATTAGCCGCTATGCAGCGGAGATTTGGAATATCAGTCCAGTGCGGCTGTAA
- a CDS encoding FAD-dependent oxidoreductase — translation MYEIAVIGAGPAGASSALFAAKAGKKTLLIDNDKGMTRRGWFENFYGISEVGGPDLVETGHKQAIKFGAELVAEQAISLTSSGNGFVIETEDGIIYEAKHVILATGALTDLAAKAGVETKDGTEPRIKTVVAVNPEGKTNIEGIWAAGTVAGVSVHAIITAGDGAKVAINVISELNGARYVDHDVLKA, via the coding sequence ATGTACGAAATCGCCGTAATTGGAGCCGGCCCTGCCGGTGCAAGCTCAGCTCTATTCGCCGCCAAGGCGGGCAAAAAAACGCTGCTGATCGACAATGATAAGGGCATGACCCGCAGAGGGTGGTTTGAGAACTTTTATGGAATTTCCGAAGTAGGCGGTCCTGATCTCGTAGAAACCGGACATAAGCAAGCCATCAAATTTGGCGCTGAACTGGTAGCAGAACAGGCGATCAGCCTCACCTCCAGCGGCAACGGATTTGTTATTGAAACCGAAGACGGAATCATTTATGAAGCGAAACACGTAATTCTTGCAACAGGTGCCCTTACGGATCTAGCCGCTAAAGCTGGCGTGGAGACTAAGGATGGTACCGAGCCAAGAATCAAAACAGTAGTCGCTGTTAATCCAGAAGGCAAAACAAATATTGAAGGCATTTGGGCTGCAGGTACCGTTGCCGGAGTAAGTGTACATGCCATTATTACGGCAGGCGATGGCGCGAAGGTAGCGATTAATGTGATTAGCGAGTTAAATGGTGCTCGTTACGTGGATCATGATGTGCTAAAAGCTTAA
- a CDS encoding HAMP domain-containing sensor histidine kinase: MSTRISQWFHKLPAPRSLRKQLLAISLLILSGLLLLIGILQYILMRDFIYSNRAESMEAQIRSVPREMFFNFFNSYDEDTTSMNEANTEHSGNLPGERNGENKMPNNLRTGENRRPLLLDAHTTIAIYSSDGTFRDLQQLTLSDSAAPRLTNTQYNNLLIHTTDRTTGNYKLIESQDGTEHLAIFVNLYRPGNTRLLLQMSVDTGPLKDVILQQLMIYAGLSVIALLAGFFLYLPALRKTLVPLSNMGESAEIIDAGNLDIRFPINQGQTEIDKLAHSFNGMLERLEISFHNEREAKEQMRRFAADASHELRTPLTSIHGFLEVLLRGAADNKEQLYNSLRSMHGESKRINKLVEDLLLLARMDGAPQLHMTDLLLGEVISEMKPHLLLLADHRKVTFDISYGIRGKYEPNKIKQVILNLFHNAVQHTDIEFGTIHLSLHARGNEAVLTVRDNGCGISAEHIPHIFDRFYRSDSSRTRKYGGSGLGLSITKSIVEAHHGKISVSSTLGEGTTFRVTLPCEEGLAKRD; the protein is encoded by the coding sequence ATGAGTACGCGCATCTCTCAATGGTTTCATAAGCTGCCTGCACCCCGTTCCCTACGGAAGCAGCTACTAGCGATTTCGCTGCTCATTCTATCAGGATTGCTGCTGCTAATCGGGATATTACAATATATACTCATGCGGGATTTCATATACAGCAATAGAGCGGAGTCTATGGAAGCGCAAATACGTTCTGTTCCCCGTGAAATGTTTTTTAACTTTTTCAATTCCTATGACGAGGACACAACAAGTATGAACGAGGCAAACACTGAGCATAGTGGTAATCTGCCAGGGGAAAGAAATGGCGAGAATAAAATGCCGAACAATCTGCGTACCGGCGAGAATAGACGCCCCCTCTTGCTGGATGCTCATACGACCATTGCCATTTACAGCTCGGATGGCACCTTCCGGGATTTACAGCAATTAACGTTATCTGATTCAGCCGCGCCTAGATTGACGAATACGCAATACAATAATCTACTCATTCATACCACGGATAGAACAACAGGAAATTACAAGCTTATAGAGTCACAAGATGGCACTGAACATCTAGCCATATTCGTAAACCTCTATCGACCTGGAAATACTAGATTGCTGCTACAGATGAGTGTGGATACAGGACCGTTAAAGGATGTCATCTTGCAGCAATTGATGATCTACGCAGGCTTGTCAGTGATTGCTTTATTGGCTGGCTTCTTCCTATACTTGCCTGCCCTTCGTAAGACGCTGGTCCCTCTTTCTAATATGGGAGAGTCCGCCGAGATCATTGATGCCGGTAATCTGGATATCCGGTTTCCAATTAACCAAGGACAGACTGAGATCGACAAGCTGGCTCATTCATTCAATGGTATGCTCGAGCGCCTAGAAATATCCTTTCATAATGAACGGGAAGCCAAGGAACAGATGAGGCGCTTCGCTGCCGATGCTTCTCACGAGCTGAGAACTCCACTGACCTCGATCCATGGTTTCCTGGAGGTCTTACTGCGGGGCGCCGCGGACAACAAGGAACAGTTATACAATTCATTGCGTAGCATGCATGGCGAATCGAAACGGATCAACAAGCTGGTGGAGGATTTACTGCTGCTCGCTCGGATGGACGGTGCCCCCCAACTGCATATGACGGACCTGCTGCTCGGAGAGGTTATTTCTGAAATGAAGCCACATCTGCTCTTGTTGGCGGATCACCGCAAGGTTACTTTTGATATCTCGTATGGCATCCGTGGTAAATATGAACCTAATAAGATCAAACAGGTGATTCTGAATCTGTTTCACAATGCGGTTCAGCATACGGATATAGAGTTTGGTACCATTCATCTCTCTTTACATGCTAGAGGAAATGAAGCAGTTCTAACGGTGCGGGACAACGGTTGCGGGATTTCAGCAGAGCATATCCCACATATATTCGATCGCTTCTACCGCAGTGACTCCTCTCGTACGCGTAAGTACGGTGGATCTGGTCTGGGCCTTTCTATTACCAAGTCTATCGTGGAGGCACATCACGGCAAGATCAGTGTAAGCAGCACACTCGGTGAGGGAACAACCTTCAGGGTTACACTTCCTTGTGAGGAAGGATTAGCCAAGAGAGACTAA
- a CDS encoding GAF domain-containing protein — translation MFQAMPYDGTRSEQFEAVLVQLEALIKDEPSATANLANASALLKHALPDTNWAGFYLFDGKELVLGPFQGLPACIRIPLSRGVCGTAAAERRTLVVGDVHAFPGHIACDAASNSEIVVPLIKDDRLLGVLDIDSPLKDRFDDEERRFLERFAALVSDAI, via the coding sequence ATGTTTCAAGCTATGCCATACGACGGGACACGCAGCGAGCAGTTTGAAGCGGTTCTAGTCCAACTAGAAGCATTAATAAAGGACGAACCAAGCGCTACGGCTAATTTGGCCAACGCTTCGGCACTGCTTAAACACGCTCTGCCGGATACGAATTGGGCCGGGTTTTATTTATTTGATGGCAAGGAGCTTGTGCTCGGACCTTTTCAGGGCCTTCCTGCATGCATTCGAATTCCGCTATCTCGCGGAGTGTGCGGAACGGCAGCAGCAGAGCGACGCACACTTGTAGTAGGAGATGTACATGCATTCCCAGGACATATCGCCTGTGATGCAGCCTCTAACAGCGAGATTGTTGTTCCTTTGATAAAGGATGATCGCCTGCTTGGCGTACTTGATATTGACAGTCCACTCAAGGATCGTTTTGATGATGAAGAACGCCGTTTTCTGGAGCGTTTCGCAGCTCTAGTATCAGATGCAATCTAA